The Coffea arabica cultivar ET-39 chromosome 6e, Coffea Arabica ET-39 HiFi, whole genome shotgun sequence genome contains the following window.
GCTATTTGCCTTATTCTTACATTGTTTCTCTGCAGTTTCACAAATTTGTTTGAAACTGATACTGTATTGTACTTTTATGCAGTTAGGATTGCAGCCTTACGACATGATGCATTCTCACCATATGGACGTGAAAAGCTGGCATAACAAAACAATGATGGACTGATGGGTAGGTATTTGTATAGAGATTCTATTTCGAATAAGTCCATGCATTGAGAATTCAAGCACATACAGATACCAGAATAATTGTTTCAAATGTTATTGTGCAAACAAAATCAGCATCAGGGCATTCATCATAGAAAGACTAATATGCATTGACAATTATTAGACACATAAATCAGGACTTTGATTGTAAGCGTCTAATTAATGCTGAATTACAAACACCAATATGGAACACAATATGAAGAGTAGAAGATAAAAAGAGAGAATTACATGAAGCAGAGGAAGGTTGTTTTTGTTTGACATGAATCAATGTAACATATTTGCCTTTTCCCACAAGATTATCAACAGCCCATTTCAAAGCATATTGGCTTCCTTTGTCTTTATCTATGGCCACGCATACCATTTCAGCATTTCCTCTAGGAATTGGCATTTTGGTTCTGTAGCTAGGATCAATTCGAACACACCCAAACCCTTTGAGTTTTATAAGAATTCTTGCTTTTATGCTTTTGTCAAATGAGTTTCTAGACTTTCCTctccttgtttcttgcattaccGAAGGCTAAACCATTTGAAAAACCTCTTTTTATATCTTGGAGAGGCTCCAAGTGATTTGGAAATCTTAGACTCCTTTTTGACTCCCAAAGTCTCCTAGATGAAAAGAGATAATTCAAAGTATTTAGTTTTGCTTCTggtattcttttttctttttgagagatGACAGCAAAGACATTTGAAAGTCATCCTACATTCCAGGAATTTCTCATTCCTATCCCCCCTTGAAGCGGTTGACCAGGGAATGGTAGATGATCCAACCCATAtttcagaaaaaagaaaagaaaagaaagacaagTAGTAGTGAAAAGACCAGTTCTGCAGAGTTTTCTTTGCCTGGTCCAAGGCCAAGCGTTGTAAAAGACAGACAAAGATTGCAACATTTTCTGAAGGACACAAGACAGGCAAGATGCCTAACTAATTGCCTATTTTCAGAGGGAAAAAGGTTTCACCCTTGTCCTAGAAAAAATAGCCAACTAATTTACTTATCTCAGAAAGGAAATACAACTAATTGTTTCTCCAATTTTCTTGCTATACGACCCCCTCTAGGTCCAAACATGCTTTGTCTTTCCCTTCAAGGAAGCTTGATGTTCATTTCACACAGAAAAGGCAAAATACCATGGTAGGAGGATGAACTCAATTAGCTACTTATTTATTTCAAGGGATCAAAATAAATGATCCAAGTTTGGAAACCTCatcatcatcaaaaaaaaaaaaagagtatggAAACCTAAACTAATCAATGCCAAAACTAGAAAATACATATGTGTCAGAATTTTtcatgatctttttttttttaaattctttttagcGTTGTCAAAACGTTAGCTCTACTACTTTGTAATTTACTTGATAAGTGGATATTCATAGTTTGCCTCTGATTATATGCTTGTGTTATTGTGGTGTTTGTAGGAACTAATGCATCTTCGATCTTTTCATTTGCGTTTTGGCATTAtatcaaatgataaaagtaCTAGAACATTTCTTTGTTGCCAAGATAGATTTGTTCAATGAGACAAATCTGATATAACTGTCATTCCCATCCTTTACAATTTTCACATTTTTGATAATTTCTTACTGCAAACTTTAAGTACTATGGcatggttaaaaaaaaatatagattaAGAAAGTGGTTCCTTCTTAAACATAGGCAGTCCTTTGATCAACATAGAGAAAAATGTAtaatctcattttattttagaaaatggaATGTGATTAGatttagacttttttttttctttagctTATTGAAAAGGGAAAAGCAGAAAATTTGATGCATATGCTGcaccttttcctttctttatcttttttttttttggtttttcgtGCAATAAATTGGCTACATTAAGACAATGCAAGAAAATCATGCTCAATTAGCCAAAAATTGTATACAGCAATAAGCCAAAACTTTAGAAAGATAAATATGCATAACTTGTCATGATACAACAAGTGTACCCAACAAAAAGAATGTCAGCTTCTTGTTAACAAATTACTCTATGATTATCAACGAACTGGAGCTAGATTGGAAATGCTAGCAACTCTAGAATATACAAACCTTCAAAATCTTGTTCATTGGCATGCATTAATCTGTTAACGATTGCTCTAAGATAAATCCCATTTTATCAAGAAGCTTACAGTATATTGAAAACGGTACTAGACTATATACATCATGACAAGAACTAATGCACTTTCCTGCCCATTTTTCCATTCTGAAAAAGGCCTTCCAATTGAACTTCACCTCAATGTATATTCTTCTTGTTAACATCATTGCCTTGTGAAGCCAAATCTTCCATTCCCACTGTACCTCGAAAAATCATCCGATTTGTGTCCAAGACTTCCTTTGTATGACAGAAAAAGCTTTCCCACTTAACCATTCATTGGAACATTAATGAAGTCCTCAGATAACCCCCTTGATGAGCGCATGTCTGTTTCACTGGTATATGAAGAGTGGAAATCATCAACATCATCTCTTTCCTTTATCTCTTCAATCCTGTCGACTGCCTCCTTAATGTCCCATCTGTTGTCAATTTCaggctcacaaagaatcagtgCTATCTTCAATAGCTTCATCATTTCACCTTCACAGTGCTTAGTTCCTTGCATATctttgtcaaaaacctcaacGGTCCACTCATCCTTGACAACAGAATGCACCCAAGTCGGCAAATCGGTGTCACTTCCCTTACCTTGTTGCAAGAAGTTTGATGGAAATTTTCCTGTGAgaagttcaagtatcaatacACCCAAGCTCCAGACATCAGTTTTCTTGGTGATGCGGCCATTTTGCTTGAATTCAGGTGACTTGTATGCTATCATTTGGTCCCGTGCTTGTTCCAAGTTGACTACTGGAAGTAGTCCGTAGTCGGTGAGCAATGGCTCATTGTTTTCGTTAAGAATAACATTGGAGGATTTGAGGTGACCGTGGGGTGCGATCAGGCTCGGGAGCGAATTGTAGAGATACAGAAGGCCTTTAGATACACCTTTGACAATCTTCAATCTGGTACGCCAATCAGGGCTTGACAGGCCACGAGATTTGTTACCTGGAAATACAAGTTTCTGCTGTTTAGACCTCAGCACACGAGTGGCttgatttcctttttttaacttttggttcttcagaaattacttgcattaATATCTATTACTCCTCGCCGACTGAGGAATTCAAAGTTAGGAAGGCAAAATTGTTATGCATATTTTTGGTCATTGATGGAACAGAAAAGGTAAAACCACTTCTCAGGAAAGTATTTTAGATCCAACCAAAGAAGTCTAATATAGGGAGAAATAAGTGATCAACTATGGCTAAAAACTGCAGAGAAAAGCAATCTTCATACTCAGAACTAATAAAAGTTGCATCATGCATAGTAAATTTGAATTATGTATACTTACCATGAAGTTGAACAGCCAGGCTGACATTTTCAACATAGGtagaaactataagtttctccTCTTTCCTATAGTAGAAGGCCACAAGTGGAAGCACATTCGGATGACTCAATCTGCCTAACCTTCTCATGTGCTCATGGAATTCTTCTTTGCCAACATTGTTCATTTGCCTATACCTCTTCACAACCATCACTGGTCCTGTATTAAGGGCAGCTTTATAGGTAGATCCAAACATTCCACTCCCTAATACCTCAGCAGAGGCTTTGAGTAGATCAGACATGTCGAATTTTCCAACATCATCCCTTAAGAATGAAAGCTTGATATTCTGATCACTCTTCTTGCCTTCTGAACCGCGATCTGGTGACATCCCTTTTTCCAATCTGTCCAAATCTTCAGAGGGAGGTTTGTTGTGACCTTGTGGAGCTGCTGCAGCTGCTGGTGCATCTCCCAGTTGAGGTGCTTTCTTGCGCCGGCTGAGGATGATTATAACAGCAACAATTGCTCCCAAAGCTACCACAACAGCTATTGCAACAAGTACTATAGTTACAACAGATAGCTTTCGCTCTGGGGGACCAGGACATGGTTCCAATGGTGCACCACAAAGGTCTGAATTATCTGTTCATCAGTAGAATTTAATCTCTTGTAAGTTAA
Protein-coding sequences here:
- the LOC113696938 gene encoding pollen receptor-like kinase 4 codes for the protein MAKICKSSWCLLILAIVLQLVHTCICLSEPDLLIQFKDSLKNTGALSNWDAKVPSCKGDQPNWSGVLCDKGNVWGLKLENMGLKGDINEDALSQLKSLRTLSFMNNDFEGPLPDMKKLGALKSFYLSNNKFSGEIPADAFVGMLSIKKIHLSNNQLSGPIPSSLGTLPKLMELTLDGNQFSGQIPDFTQERLINVNFSHNHLGGQIPASLSNLKAASFSDNSDLCGAPLEPCPGPPERKLSVVTIVLVAIAVVVALGAIVAVIIILSRRKKAPQLGDAPAAAAAPQGHNKPPSEDLDRLEKGMSPDRGSEGKKSDQNIKLSFLRDDVGKFDMSDLLKASAEVLGSGMFGSTYKAALNTGPVMVVKRYRQMNNVGKEEFHEHMRRLGRLSHPNVLPLVAFYYRKEEKLIVSTYVENVSLAVQLHGNKSRGLSSPDWRTRLKIVKGVSKGLLYLYNSLPSLIAPHGHLKSSNVILNENNEPLLTDYGLLPVVNLEQARDQMIAYKSPEFKQNGRITKKTDVWSLGVLILELLTGKFPSNFLQQGKGSDTDLPTWVHSVVKDEWTVEVFDKDMQGTKHCEGEMMKLLKIALILCEPEIDNRWDIKEAVDRIEEIKERDDVDDFHSSYTSETDMRSSRGLSEDFINVPMNG